The following coding sequences are from one Granulicella aggregans window:
- a CDS encoding MlaE family ABC transporter permease → MPFVSPDVFLKQRVAAVQEYSLLTGQAVANIFTGPHYWDDVFTQMDSIGVGSMPIVILTGFFTGCVLALQSASSLEAFGAISMTGSLVALSMVKELGPVLTGLMISGRNASGMASELGSMKVTEQIDAMRALGTDPVRKLVTPRLMATVFMLFFLTIVSDAVGIAGGALVSVTMLGLNFSSYFHTSYRSLTYAGVTQGLVKPLFSGFIIATVGCYFGMTTKGGTQGVGRSTTQAVVVSSVFIIIVDFLVSRAMIGIFGNQ, encoded by the coding sequence ATGCCTTTCGTTTCCCCAGACGTGTTTCTCAAACAACGTGTCGCAGCCGTGCAGGAGTATTCCCTGCTAACGGGACAGGCGGTCGCGAATATCTTTACCGGCCCGCACTACTGGGATGACGTCTTCACCCAGATGGATTCCATCGGCGTCGGGTCGATGCCGATCGTCATTCTGACCGGATTTTTCACCGGCTGCGTGCTCGCTCTCCAATCAGCAAGCTCGCTTGAGGCCTTCGGTGCGATCAGCATGACCGGTAGCCTGGTCGCGCTCTCGATGGTCAAGGAACTCGGGCCGGTGCTGACCGGACTGATGATCTCCGGCCGCAACGCGTCGGGAATGGCGTCGGAGCTGGGCTCCATGAAGGTCACCGAGCAGATCGACGCCATGCGCGCGCTGGGCACCGATCCAGTTCGAAAACTAGTCACCCCTCGACTGATGGCCACCGTCTTCATGCTTTTCTTCCTGACCATCGTCTCCGACGCAGTGGGAATCGCGGGCGGCGCCCTGGTCAGCGTGACCATGCTCGGTCTGAATTTTTCGTCCTACTTCCACACCTCCTATCGCTCGCTGACCTACGCGGGAGTGACGCAGGGGTTGGTCAAGCCGCTCTTCTCAGGCTTCATCATCGCGACCGTCGGCTGCTACTTCGGCATGACCACCAAGGGCGGAACTCAAGGCGTCGGTCGTTCGACGACGCAAGCTGTCGTCGTCTCCTCCGTCTTCATCATCATCGTGGACTTCCTGGTAAGCCGCGCGATGATCGGCATCTTTGGCAATCAATAG
- a CDS encoding ABC transporter ATP-binding protein encodes MANSVTLDKTEPATAASSAEPVVVFEDVSIIFDIKPVLEKISFSVMPGETRIILGPAGCGKSVLMKLANGLLKPDTGSIKVFGQDVTKMSENDLYKLRSRIGMVFQESALFDSLSVEENVAYRLNEEKVPEEQAHKRVVESLRFVELEKAISKFPSELSGGMRRRVSIARALITKPDLILYDSPTGGLDPITSTTIVELVVKQRDVSHTTSLLITHRLQDAFTLATYQFNTETGHMEKLPNNGIVPSTRFLVLNEGRIVFDGSTEELVHSDDPWLKEYLS; translated from the coding sequence ATGGCGAATTCAGTGACTTTGGACAAGACGGAACCGGCTACCGCTGCAAGCAGCGCCGAGCCCGTGGTCGTCTTCGAAGACGTTTCCATCATCTTCGACATCAAGCCGGTACTCGAGAAGATCTCGTTCAGTGTGATGCCCGGTGAGACGCGGATCATCCTGGGTCCGGCAGGCTGCGGCAAGTCGGTTCTGATGAAGCTCGCTAACGGCCTGCTCAAGCCGGATACGGGTTCCATCAAGGTCTTCGGGCAGGATGTGACGAAGATGAGCGAGAACGACCTCTACAAGCTGCGGTCGCGGATCGGCATGGTTTTTCAGGAGTCAGCGCTCTTCGACTCACTCTCGGTGGAAGAAAACGTCGCCTATCGCCTGAACGAAGAGAAGGTTCCCGAAGAGCAAGCGCACAAGCGGGTGGTGGAATCCCTCCGCTTCGTCGAACTGGAAAAGGCGATCTCAAAGTTCCCTTCGGAGCTATCGGGCGGTATGCGCCGCCGCGTCTCCATCGCGCGTGCACTCATCACCAAGCCCGATTTGATCCTTTACGACTCACCCACCGGCGGTCTCGATCCCATCACCTCAACCACGATCGTCGAGTTAGTGGTGAAGCAGCGGGACGTCTCTCACACCACCTCGCTCTTGATCACGCACCGCCTCCAGGACGCTTTCACGCTCGCAACCTACCAGTTCAACACCGAGACCGGGCACATGGAGAAACTGCCCAATAACGGAATCGTACCCAGCACGCGATTCCTCGTTCTCAACGAGGGGCGCATCGTCTTCGACGGCTCCACGGAAGAGCTGGTCCACTCCGATGACCCCTGGCTGAAAGAATATCTCTCCTAG
- a CDS encoding flavin reductase family protein → MHFFIAEMAPNQIYNLLIGLVAPRPIALVTSMNEEGRVNAAPFSAYNYLCTDPPVVGLGVMNRPGGKFVPKDTARNIRRTREFVVNVVTEDIAHPMNICATDFPEEVDELEMAGLETAPSKVVKVPRIKQAHAALECEEFTSMEIGNSRIILGKVVAMYVEDKFVDPAGPYILGEELHAIGRMNGLGSYVKTQDAFFTMPRIPYSEWQKGRRE, encoded by the coding sequence ATGCACTTTTTCATAGCGGAGATGGCACCAAACCAGATCTACAACCTGCTGATCGGGCTGGTGGCGCCGCGGCCCATCGCGCTGGTGACGAGCATGAACGAAGAAGGCAGAGTGAATGCCGCTCCGTTCAGCGCCTACAACTATCTCTGCACCGATCCGCCGGTGGTTGGGCTTGGTGTCATGAATCGCCCGGGCGGCAAGTTCGTTCCCAAGGACACCGCGAGAAATATCCGCCGAACCCGCGAGTTTGTCGTGAACGTGGTGACCGAAGACATCGCGCACCCGATGAACATCTGTGCGACCGACTTTCCCGAAGAGGTGGATGAGCTGGAGATGGCCGGTCTGGAGACTGCGCCGTCAAAAGTAGTGAAGGTGCCTCGCATCAAGCAGGCCCATGCCGCGCTGGAGTGCGAGGAGTTCACCTCGATGGAGATAGGGAATTCGCGGATCATCCTGGGCAAGGTGGTCGCGATGTATGTGGAGGACAAGTTCGTCGATCCGGCTGGGCCGTACATTCTGGGCGAAGAGCTTCACGCTATAGGCAGGATGAATGGCCTTGGCTCTTACGTTAAGACACAGGACGCATTTTTTACGATGCCCCGTATTCCGTACAGCGAATGGCAGAAGGGGCGGCGGGAGTAG